The nucleotide sequence AGAAAAGAGCAACTTGCTCTAGCGATCGCCGTCCGAGTCTGTGGTCTCGTTATTCGGCTTTCGATGTTCCATGAGGTCACGGACGATCGCAATTTGTGCCCGAACCCAGCGTCGATACTCTTCAGCGGAATCAAACGAGTACTCAAGGATCGAATTGTGATTCAAATAGGCTCTTGCTGACGATGACAACGCGATGTGAGGTGCAAACTTCACGATGTCACGGACTAGCAATTCGAAATTCGTGGTCGCCGAACTCGATTTTCTCTCTCCGAGATACTCGTAGTTCATCTCCTGTTCTTCGATTCGAAAACAACGATCAGGATGGTGAGTCGTGATCCACAACTCTCTCGCTTTTGGAAGCGAACTCGCTCGTTTTGTCGTCGAAGACGGGCCGGGACTGGACGCAGTCGTGAAGCGATCGGCCGGATTTTCGTTGTAAGAGAATGGGATCATGCCGACGGAGAGGAAGGCAAAACTCGTCCACGGTAGAACGGCAAATTTGCTTCCATCGAGTCCGACGAGTTCAAATCCGTCGGGGTGACACCGCACATGATGCAGCTTGGGAGAGTGTTCGAGGTCCGGAAGCGTTTCGTCACTCGCAACGGTGACACGGCACCCCGCCGAGAGAAAGTCCCTCGCAACTTTCAGAGCCGTTCCCTGCTCAAGATCGACAGCCACGATCCCTGGAAGATCATGAATTTTCTTGAGTGCATCCGTCGGGTGCATCTTCAGATTCTCAACGAGAATCTCATGCAGCGGAAGTCGATCTTTGGGCAGCGACTGTACAATCACCAGATAATGATTCGCGGATTCCATGACTTCCTACACGATTGCGCAACGATAGATTCCGACTCCAGTATAGAACCGTCGGCGCGGAGATGGAATCGTTTGCACAATCGCGCAATGAGCAAGACGCACTGCTCTCCTCATCGCGATTCATTCTACGACGAATCAGCGTCTGCTCAAACACGAGAGCGAATGAGGTGGAACAGCGAACCGCTTTAGCTTGCCTGGAGGCCTTCTTTTCCGATGCGGAAGCAGTAATCCCCGAAGGATTCCTGCTCTTGTCGTTCCTCTCGGTAACGCGCCAGAATTGGTGAGACGACCTGGCTGATCTCCGCTTCCGGGACTAAATCCTGAAACAGAAATCCAAGACGTGTTCCTTCAGGATTTCCGCCAAGATAGACGGTGTACTTGCCACGCGCCTTACCGACCAATCCGATGTCCGGAGTATACGGTCGAGCACATCCGTTCGGGCATCCAGTCATGTGAACAGTGATGCGTTCCCCAGCGAGACCATTATCGGCCATCGTCTGTTCCAGTGCCTCAATGACGTTAGGCATGATGCGTTCAGATTCTGTGACTGCGAGCCCACACGTTGGAAGCGCGGGGCAGGCAATCGCGTATCGTCGAATCAGAGACAGATCCTCTGCCAGCGCAACTCCGTGAGACTTCAGAATCTCTTCGATGTCCGCTCGATCATTGGGATCGACATCACATAGAAGAATTCCCTGAAGTGCAGTCAGGCGGGTTTCCATGCCGTACTTGCGGAGAATGACACGCAGAGCGGTCTTGAGCCGGAAGTCACCCTCATCTTTGATCCGTCCGTTGTCGACGTTGATCCCGAGGTACAGCTTTCCGTCACCTTGTTCGCGCCACCCCAGATGGTCATCGACACCGGTGACATCCGTTGGATGCGGTTCAGGCAACGCGCCTCCGAAGTACTCTTCGACCTTCTCCTTGAATTTCGGCAGTCCCCAGTCTGCGATGAGATACTTCATTCGAGCATATTTTCGATCTGCCCGATTCCCGAAATCTCGTTGAACTTTCACAACGGCTTCGCAGACTGCGACAACTTGCTCTGTTGTTGCGAAGGTCATCTTGAAACCAACGGCCGGGAAAGTGTCCTTCTTGGCAGGAGTCATCCCCTGCCCACCTCCAACGAGAACGTTGTAGCCGATGATCTTTCCCGATTCGACAATCGCCATGAGTCCCAAGTCCTGGGTGTAGATGTCGACGCAATTGTCCTCTGGCAGCGCGATCCCCATTTTGAATTTTCGAGGCAGATACGTGCGACCGTAGATTGGCTCGTTGAAGTCAACCTGAGCAACTTTGACTTTTTCATCTCCGTCAGTCAGCCAGATTTCGGAATAGGCAGAACTTCTTGGAGCGAAGTGCATCGCCAGTTTGCCAGCGAGAGATTGCATCTCGTCATGAACCGGACTGTTTGCAACAGGGGCCGGGCAGCACATGAAGTTTCGGCAAACATCCCCACAAGCAGAGAGGGTCGAAAGCTTGATGTCATTGATCGCCCGGATCGTTGACTTCAAATTCCCTTTGATAACGCCATGAAGCTGGAATCCCTGACGATCGGTGACACGCAGGGTCTGATTGCCATACTCATCAGCGAGGTCGAGTTCCGCGAGAAACTGCTCGGCACTTACTTTTCCGCCCGGAATTCGGCTACGGACCATGAACGAGTAGGCTTTGTTGCCGCCGCTTCGCTCGTCCCTGTTGTCTTGCTGATAGGTTCCATGAAACTTCAACAGTTGAGCATTGTCACCCTGGACTGTTGGTTCAGAATCGAGAAGGTCTTCGGCAATTGTTCCTCGCAAGAAACCGCTGGTTTCCTTCACTCCTTCCAGCTTACTGAGTTTCTCATCCGCCATTGACCTCTCCTCAATCCATCTTCATGCAAGTAAAATTGCTCACCTAAGTTTTCAAATCAACTGCCCGAACGACAGATTAACAGGTCTCCGAACTTGATGTCGAGACCTTTGAATTACTGTCTCAGATGCAGAAATCGCTCGCCAGGTTCACCAAAACGAACCGGCGATCAGCAAACTCCCAGTCGTAGGAATTGCCATTTTGATCCAAGAGCGAGCCTGGCTCGGCGGAACTTTCGCCACTTCGAACAAACTCATTGGATCAGGAAATTGGCCGATCGAGCAGATCGGGACATTTCCTTCAGTTTCTTGATTACTCGCCGGGCGGTTCAGTGTCGACATCGTGCCATTTCATGGCTTGAAGCATCGGCTCAATTCGAAGAACCACAATTCCGCCTTGAAATAACCTGACCGTGCCCGTCGACTCCGAAACGGCAATTGCAATCGCATTCGTCGCTTTGGAGATCGCAGCAGCAGCCCAGTGGCGAGATCCCAGTCCCTTGGAAAGCGTCAATTCTTCGGCAGGTGCGTCCAGCATTCGACCAGCCCCCATCACACATCCGTCTGAGGAGATCACGAAGGCACCGTCGATCTGGGCGATTTCCTTCATGCTTTCCCGAACACGCGGGCTTGTGATCATTTTCTCTTTTTTAGGGTATCCTCGAAACGGGTCGTGAATCCCTTCATGAGACATTTCAAGCACTTTGCGGTGGTTTCCGACCACGAACAACGTGCCCACCTTTTTCCCTTCGCGACCCTCACGCCCGACTTCCACAGCCAAGTCGACAACTTTCCGAAGCGTCTGCAACGGAACCTGAGTTTCCAGTCGCTGCAGATCTCGTGTCGTCAAGCGAGCAAGATGTTCGCTCAGGTTGATCAGGCTGACTGTGTCGAGATTTTCTCTTTCAAAACCAGCATAAACCGCGATGATTCGATCGCCCGTTTGGACCAGATCGTCTGCGATCGCTTCGAGCAGTGATTGGCTCAATTGAATTTGCCGGGTTTGTGGCTCTTCATTGAGCGGGACGAGAGTCAGTCCGTCGTCCAGTACTGCCTGCTGAACTTCGGGGAGATGCGAAGCGACAATGAGAGGAATTCCCCTCAGAAGTTTTTTCACTTCTTCGAAGTCGTAAGCGATTTCTGCGAGCAAAATTGCAGCGCGACATTCCGCGTCCACAGCCAGTTTCCGGGCGGCCTTAAGCAGTCGCACAAGCGATGCTGGAAGCTCGGTTCTGGGCATGCAATTTCCATATCAGCAGGGTGACTTCTGGCGAGGTCATGGTTGTGGAATCCGCACGAATTCAAATTCGAAGAGACTGAAGATGCCCATCAAAGTCTCAATTTGAGTGCGACACTCTCGATGACGCCTTCGAAATATTTTCGGGAATCCATCACGCCATGGGAGCCGAAGTGTATGGAAATTCCCGGTCAGGTCAAACCAACGAACTGGACTTTGACAACCGGTGAACTTCGACTAGACGCGAGATTCTTCCCGGCCTGTTCGGGGACGGCACCTTCACTTCTGATTCGCAGTAACTCGCACGTGGAAATGCTGTTTCCGAGCGAAATGAACGCGTGCAACCGTCTGACGCGACACGATCAAAGTGGCCTAAAACAGACCTTCACCGAATTCATCGGAGCGTGCGGTTTCTGAATTGGCCGTTTTTCGAGAGCGTGTGGATCGACTCGGCCGAGGGCTCTGACGCTGCTGGCGTTCATCCATGCGGACTTTCATTCCACCGCCAGCCCGACTCGGACGCCCTTTGACATCCTTCGTTGCTTCACCGTTTCTGCGAACCGGTTGACGGTTTCGATCCCGCTGCGGCAGTTCAGGTTCGCTCTCTCCCATGCTGATCGCGACCGCATCGAATTCGCCGTAATCGTCGTAACGACACACGTATTCTGCAGTTTGAGCGAGAACAACTTCCTGCTCGTAAGCCGTGATGACACACTCTTGAATCATGTCACGGCATTCTGAATGAATTGGGTGCGCGATGTCGGCGTAGAGTTTGGCTTTCCCATCAGAGTGCTTGTGCGAGCGATCATCATTCAAAGCGACACCGCAGTGATTGCAATAAGCTGCGCGCAGCTGGTTCTTGCCTCCACACTTCGGACACCGATCAGTCAGTTTTCTGCTCGGCATCGCAACGAACGGACCTTTCGTGCCTCGAATAATCTTGAGATCGCGAATCACAAACGCAGAATCAAAAGTAATCGAACAGAATCCAAGGAGTCTGTCTTCGTACTCGCATTCCATGAGTTTAATACGCACTTCTGTAATGTTCATTGGTCGCTCCTCGCTCTCTGAAATTGGACAAAACTCGCCCACCCCAAAGAAAAACTCCGGTCCTGGCCTCTGGACTGACATTGAATTGAACTGGTGTCATACTCCCGATGTCGTTACCCAAACTCTTCCAATCCCTCGGCTTTGCAGCCTCGCAGCGACCCGCCGGGCATGACGTGCGTTTCGGCAAATCCCGAAACACGCTGAGCCACTCCCGGTCATTCCGCTGGCCACCCCACTTTCGTGAGACAGATTCAGCAAAACCGACTTCACGTCTGCATTCAATGTTTCCGCAGCAGGCTGTAAGGAGTTTTCAATCACAGAACTCCAGACAACTTGCGAATTTGATTCCGTCCAGCGACCTTCCGAATCGGCCGCCTCTTGAGTATTTCCATTCCCTCGAGTGTTTTCAGCGAGACGTTTCCAAAGTCGGAAAACTTCTCCAGTGGCCAATCCCGAACGTGGCTTCACGATGACGAAGTGAACGAGTCGGCCTAATCGAGCTGGCTCAATCTTCTCTCCTCGCCCTGTGCAAATCGCGATGGGGAATGAGTCGAGGAAAAAGTTCAGATCACTTCCGAGCTGTGCTGCGAGAGAATGCAGGCGATCGCGGGTTAAGTTCAGTTCCCACAATTGATTCAGTGCGACGAGTGTCGCGGCCGCATCGCTGGAGCCGCCGCCCATGCCTGCTTCGCTGGGAATCCGCTTCTGTAAATGAATGGAAACCCCTTTGGAGCAATTGGTTTCCGATTGAATCAAGCGAGCTGCTTTGGTGATCAGATTTCGTTCATCGTTCGGGCACTCAAAAGAATT is from Thalassoglobus sp. JC818 and encodes:
- a CDS encoding NADPH-dependent assimilatory sulfite reductase hemoprotein subunit, with translation MADEKLSKLEGVKETSGFLRGTIAEDLLDSEPTVQGDNAQLLKFHGTYQQDNRDERSGGNKAYSFMVRSRIPGGKVSAEQFLAELDLADEYGNQTLRVTDRQGFQLHGVIKGNLKSTIRAINDIKLSTLSACGDVCRNFMCCPAPVANSPVHDEMQSLAGKLAMHFAPRSSAYSEIWLTDGDEKVKVAQVDFNEPIYGRTYLPRKFKMGIALPEDNCVDIYTQDLGLMAIVESGKIIGYNVLVGGGQGMTPAKKDTFPAVGFKMTFATTEQVVAVCEAVVKVQRDFGNRADRKYARMKYLIADWGLPKFKEKVEEYFGGALPEPHPTDVTGVDDHLGWREQGDGKLYLGINVDNGRIKDEGDFRLKTALRVILRKYGMETRLTALQGILLCDVDPNDRADIEEILKSHGVALAEDLSLIRRYAIACPALPTCGLAVTESERIMPNVIEALEQTMADNGLAGERITVHMTGCPNGCARPYTPDIGLVGKARGKYTVYLGGNPEGTRLGFLFQDLVPEAEISQVVSPILARYREERQEQESFGDYCFRIGKEGLQAS
- a CDS encoding DNA integrity scanning protein DisA nucleotide-binding domain protein; its protein translation is MPRTELPASLVRLLKAARKLAVDAECRAAILLAEIAYDFEEVKKLLRGIPLIVASHLPEVQQAVLDDGLTLVPLNEEPQTRQIQLSQSLLEAIADDLVQTGDRIIAVYAGFERENLDTVSLINLSEHLARLTTRDLQRLETQVPLQTLRKVVDLAVEVGREGREGKKVGTLFVVGNHRKVLEMSHEGIHDPFRGYPKKEKMITSPRVRESMKEIAQIDGAFVISSDGCVMGAGRMLDAPAEELTLSKGLGSRHWAAAAISKATNAIAIAVSESTGTVRLFQGGIVVLRIEPMLQAMKWHDVDTEPPGE
- a CDS encoding SpoVG family protein — encoded protein: MNITEVRIKLMECEYEDRLLGFCSITFDSAFVIRDLKIIRGTKGPFVAMPSRKLTDRCPKCGGKNQLRAAYCNHCGVALNDDRSHKHSDGKAKLYADIAHPIHSECRDMIQECVITAYEQEVVLAQTAEYVCRYDDYGEFDAVAISMGESEPELPQRDRNRQPVRRNGEATKDVKGRPSRAGGGMKVRMDERQQRQSPRPSRSTRSRKTANSETARSDEFGEGLF
- the ispE gene encoding 4-(cytidine 5'-diphospho)-2-C-methyl-D-erythritol kinase, translating into MRIHRQGTCLNVLAPAKLNLSLQVLGERPDGFHDLHTVMISVGIFDSLSFRLLPESDIHLSVSDGDLGHRHSQNSFECPNDERNLITKAARLIQSETNCSKGVSIHLQKRIPSEAGMGGGSSDAAATLVALNQLWELNLTRDRLHSLAAQLGSDLNFFLDSFPIAICTGRGEKIEPARLGRLVHFVIVKPRSGLATGEVFRLWKRLAENTRGNGNTQEAADSEGRWTESNSQVVWSSVIENSLQPAAETLNADVKSVLLNLSHESGVASGMTGSGSACFGICRNARHARRVAARLQSRGIGRVWVTTSGV